The genomic interval ACCATCTGAATAAGTGCACTTCCTCACAGTGCACCACTTCCCATCAGCGTGCCCTGAAAGGCTTTTAGACCTCAGTGTTTTCAGATGTTTGATCTGTCGATTCTCACACTAACAAACGTCTGCTCTCGTCTAATTATTAggggttttgtgttttgttttgtttcttttgccCTGTATTTCAGGATATTTCACAGTTTACAACTCATACTGTAATAAGTAATTCTGAAAATTCAGGAAACTAAGCAGTACAGTAACATCAAAATTAGTGTGGtgagtttttgtgtttatttcaaacATGGCTGACATTTCCCTCTCCCTTCCCTCAGGTCCCAACGTCTCAAGTTCCGCCTGAATCTGTATGAACTAAAAGAGGGTCGTCAGATCAAGCCTAAGACATTTATGAGCATGGTGTCCAACCTGTTGTATGAGAGAAGGTAAGTGCAATTTCATTTTAAGACCTAGAATACCTGATTGTATCCTAACAGCTCAGTCAGATAATCAGGTTCACTACTTGAGCTATTCATACAAGATGCTTAACTGCGGAAAGAATCGCTATTCTCTGaagaaacgttttttttttttgtttgtttttttgtttttattattctaCAAACAGTTTctatttaaaaactaaaaaaagaaTCCTTTTTGTGATAGGTTTGGACCCTACTATATTGAGCCTGTGATTGCTGGTCTCGATCCTAAAACATTTGAGCCTTTCATCTGTTCTCTGGATCTGATTGGATGCCCCATGGTAACGGAGGATTTTGTGGTCAGTGGTACTTGCTCTGAGCAGATGTACGGCATGTGTGAGTCACTATGGGAACCTGATATGGTGGGTGCAGCCTGTTAATATTCGATTCAGTCTACATTGTCAATATAACTGATCCTTATGTTTCTATGAATTGAAAAATTGCCTTGCTCTGTGTTTCATTGTGTACTCTGCcggtgtttgttttgctcaggAGCCAGAGGACCTGTTTGAGACCATTTCACAGGCAATGCTAAATGCTGTAGATAGAGATGCTGTTTCTGGAATGGGAGTTATAGTCCATGTCATGTGAGTATATCAAGTTAATCTGCATGTTTGGTTATGGCCTTCATTTTCTAGAGGGGGATGTTGTGTCTTGGAGTAGCTCGTTTTAAAACGGAAAGTCTGATTTTTGCCGtaaagctttttttattttttttattttttattttatttttttttaaaccaagcaACTCTTGAAGGCACACACCATGAAATTACAGCTGAGTGAAGGACATTGTGCACCAGATAGGGGGAATAataacatacattcattcattatctgtaagcgcttatccagttcagggtggcggtgggtccagagcctacctggaatcattggg from Hoplias malabaricus isolate fHopMal1 chromosome 3, fHopMal1.hap1, whole genome shotgun sequence carries:
- the psmb3 gene encoding proteasome subunit beta type-3 produces the protein MSIMSYNGGAVMAMRGKECVAIASDRRFGIQAQMVTTDFQKIFPMGDRLFIGLAGLATDVQTVSQRLKFRLNLYELKEGRQIKPKTFMSMVSNLLYERRFGPYYIEPVIAGLDPKTFEPFICSLDLIGCPMVTEDFVVSGTCSEQMYGMCESLWEPDMEPEDLFETISQAMLNAVDRDAVSGMGVIVHVIEKDKITTRTLKARMD